The sequence below is a genomic window from bacterium.
GGAGAAAATTATTCCCTACTTACCCCCGATGTTCTCTGCAAAGAGAATAAATGCAAAGGGTTAAAATGCAAGGAATACAATTGTATGAAGAGAATTAAGGAAGGAGAAATTTTGGAAAAAATAGCATTTTAACTTTTTAATCTGCATTTATTCCACCAATTCTGTTATCCTGATTGCGATGAGGTTATTTACAATAACAACCTGTCCTTTTGCTACTATTTTCCCATTTGCAAGGACATCAAATGGCTCTTGTAACAATTTATCAAGGCAAAGGATTTCGCCCTCCTTCATACTCAATACATCCCTTACATATTTTTTTGTCCTTCCAATCTCAACGCTTATTTCAATAGGAACATCGCCAAATGATGTTATTTCTCCCTCCCCTGTAAGTATTTCTTCTTTTTTTAAGGTAGAGAAAGAAACAGGGTGTATGGTTGGTGCATTTTCATTTTCCATAGGATTATTATGTCCTATATGGGAATAAAAGTCAATTAAAAAAACTAGACAGAAATAAAGTTTAACATTTACACTATTTCCTTAATTAAAATTTTGGGGGTGAAATATGGAAAACGAGATATTTGAGAGGGTAAAAAAGATAATCATTGATCAACTAGGGGTGCAGGAATCCCAGGTTAATATGGAAGCCTCGTTTGTAGATGACCTCGGAACAGACAGCCTTGATACGGTTGAGCTTGTAATGGCACTAGAGGATGAATTTGGCCTTGAGATTCCCGATGAGGATGCTGAGAAAATAAGGACCATTGGCGATACCGTCCGATATATTAAAGAGAAGAAAGGTGGAACATAGGGTTGTTATAACCGGGCTTGGTGTGATAAGCCCTATTGGAAATTCTGTTTCTCTATTCTTTTCTTCTCTTATTAATGGACAATCTGGAATAGAAGAGATAAAAAGCTTTGATACAACAGGCTATTCAACAAGGATTGGAGGGGAAATAAAGGGTTTTAATCCAGATGGAATTCTCTCTGAAAAAGAAAAGAAAAGGTTCTCTTTATTCATCCAGTATGGGCTATCTGCTACGCAAGAAGCCATTATAGATTCGGGCATTTCTCTTTTTCAAGAGGATTTAAGAAGGATTGGTGTCCTGGTTGGCTCTGGAATTGGAGGCCTTGATGTATTAGAAAGGGAGCATAGCGTTTTGCTCAAAGATGGTTCAAGGAAGATCTCACCTTTCCTTATTCCAATGATAATAATAGATATGGCATCTGGTGTTATTTCAATAAAATTTGGCTTTTCTGGTCCAAATCTAGCAATAGCCACAGCTTGTGCAACATCTACCCATGCAATTGGTGAGGGATATAGGCTAATTCAATATGGGGCAGCTGATGTTATGGTTGCGGGTGGATGCGAAGGAGCCATTACACCACTTGGTCTTGCTGGATTTTGTGCTGCAAGGGCATTATCTACAAGGAATAATGAGCCACAAAAGGCATCCAGGCCATTTGATCGAGAAAGGGATGGTTTTGTAATGTCAAATGGTGCTGGAATTCTTATTTTAGAAGAGGAAAATCATGCAAGAAAAAGGGGTGCAAATATCTATTGTGAGATTGTAGGTTATGGAATGAGTGCAGATGCATACCATATTACAGCCCCAAAGGAAGATGGAAGTGGAGCATCACTATGTATGGAAAATGCCCTGGCTGATGCAAATATTTCTCCTGACAAAATTTCCTGTATAAATGCACATGGAACATCAACCAAATTGAATGATAAGGCAGAAACCCTGGCAATAAAAGATGTCTTTGGTGATTTTGCTTATAAAATTCCCATAACCGCAAATAAGTCTATGACAGGCCATTTATTGGGAGGAGCAGGTGCAATTGAGGCTATTGCCTCTTGCCTTACTATAAAGAACAATATAATTCCTCCCACAATAAACTATGAATATAAAGACCCCGATTGCGACCTTGATTATGTTCCGAATATTGCAAGGGAGGCAAAGATAGATTATGTTCTTTCCAATTCATTCGGCTTTGGCGGACACAATGCCTCTCTTATATTTAAAAGGTATGAATAAAGAAAAGGTTATTATAGAGTTTCAGAAAAATATTGGGGTTTTTTTTAAAGAGACCCCCTTTTTAGTAAAGGCACTTACACACAGTTCTTATGATAGAGAGAATAACAATGAAAGGCTATGCTTTCTGGGAGACAGCGTTTTAAATATGGTAGCTGCCTCCTATCTTTTTGAAAAATATCCAGAATATTCAGAGGGTTTTCTTACGAAGATGAAGGCAGGTTTGGTTAGCAGGAGACAACTTGCAAATTGGGCAAATAATATTGAGCTAGGAAAATTTCTATTTTTAAGTAATGGCGAGAGAAAAACAGGTGGAAGGAAGAAAACCTCTATATTGGCAGAGGCAATTGAGGCATTGGTTGGTGCTATTTTTATTGATTCTGGAATAGAAAATGCAAAGGCATTTATAATGAAGCATCTTGAGTCTTGCAAGGAGGAATCTTTGGATTATAAATCCCTTCTTCAGGAGCTTGTTCAAAAGAAAAATAGAACCCTTCCCATATATAAGCTTATTGAGAAATCGGGAATGGAGCATAAACCCATATTCAGTGTTTCTGTGGAGGTAGCTGGAATAATTGAGAAAGGCATTGGAAGAAGTAAGAAGAGCGCAGAAGAAGATGCGGCAAGAAAAGCATTAAAGATAATTGAGAAGTCGGGGAGTTTCGCTCCCCTCAGGTAACTGAAAAGTAATTGGTTTTCGGTAATCCTATGACAAAAATCCAAAATTTCAAATCCAAAATTCAAAATCCTCCCAATATGGACTTAATTGAAAAAGACTTAAAATACATCTGGCATCCATATACCCAGATGAAAGATTGCCTCAATCTCCCTCCCATATTGATAGAAAGGGCAGAGGGTGTAGCCCTTTATGATATTTCTGGGAATCTCTATTATGATACAATTGCAAGCTGGTGGTGTAATGTTCATGGACATTGCCATCCTAGAATAATCTCTGCAATTAAAGAACAAATTGAAAAATTAGACCATATTTTATTTGCACACTTTACCCATAAAAATGCCATTTGCCTTGCTGAAAGGCTTATTTCAATTACCCCAAAATGCCTTACAAAGATCTTCTTTTCAGACAATGGCTCAACCTCAATTGAGGTAGCCCTTAAAATGTCATTCCAATATTGGAAGAATTTAGGCTATAAAGAGAAAAAAGCATTTTTATCACTTGATTTAGGATACCATGGAGATACAATGGGTGCAATGAGCCTCTCAGGTGTATTTAATCGTGCATTTAAAGACCTTTTCTTTAGCTCATACAGGGCAAAATCACCATATTGCTATAGATGTCCAAGGGAATTATCAAGGGAATCCTGCAATATTTCTTGTATTGACTCTATGGAAAAAATTCTGGAACAAAAAGCATCCAAAATATGCGGGGTAATTATTGAACCATTGGTATTGGGAGCAGCGGGAATGATTGTCTATCCAAAGGAATATTTAGAAAAAGTAGGCTCTCTTTGCAAAAAACACAATGTTCATCTCATTTTAGATGAGGTTGCCACAGGCTTTGGCAGGACAGGAAAGATGTTTGCTTGTGAATATGTCAATATTTCCCCTGATTTTCTTTGCCTTTCAAAGGGAATAACCTCTGGATGGCTTCCCTTAGGAGCAACCCTAACCACAAATGAAATTTATCAAGCATTCTATGGTGAATATAAAAAAACATTCTTTCATGGCCATACATACACAGCAAATCCTATATCAACGAGGGTTGCTCTAGAAAGCCTTAAGCTCTTTGAGGAAGAAAGGACATTAGAGAGGGTAGGAAAAATAATTCCAAAGTTTCACAAAAATTTAGAAAGGTTTAGAGAACTTGATATAGTTGGTGATGTCCGATATATTGGGCTAATCGGCGCTTTTGAGCTGGTAAAAAATAAGAAAACAAAAAAGCCATTTCCTCCTAAGGAAAGAATAGGCTTTGAGGTTTATAAAGAAGGGCTTAAAAATGGTCTTATCTTAAGACCACTGGAAAATGTAATCTATCTCTTTCCACCATTATCTATAAAAGAGGATGAACTTAATGATATTTTGGAGAAAACCTATTTTCTTTTTTCCCATTTAAGGTTTTAGCGATTGAATTTCTGAAGAAAAATGGGGATGTCCGATGCCTCTCTAGGACCTACAATCACCTCCCAGTTTTTCAATTCCTCCTCAATCTCGCCCTTTATTCCTGCAACATAGCCTGGGATAATAATTCTTCGGTGGGAAATTTTTTCCTCTATCTTGCTTCTCTTTACAAAGGCTGCAATAAGCTCGCCATTAAATTTTCCTGCAGACCAGGATGTTAGGGTTGAAAGGCCTCCGGTGTCCATAATCATAAGGTGGGTGGGAACCTTTGAGGCCTCTATCTCACCCTGGACAATAAAGTATGTCAGGGAGAAATTTGTGGTAATACAAACAGGCGATTTCTCATCAGGGCCATTTATCTCATAGATTTTTTCCTCAATTGCCATTGGTCTTTGGGGGTCTGTATAGATGTTTAAAGATAAAACAAGGAGGGGAAATAATGATTCTGCAAAAAGATTTGATAAGACAATAATTCCCCCATATTTTATGATAAATGTTGCTGCATATAATGCCTCTTTCATTGGGTTATCTGTTAATCTACAGGGAAAGGTAATCGTTGGAAATCCAAAGGGCCTAAATTTTGAAATTAGGGCTTGCCTCCTTATAAATACATTGTGATAAAATGCCTCCTTTATTGTCTTTGGGCTTGAGTCAAGGACAATATCCCTTATTCCAAGGGAAATGAGCTTTTCTGTCAAAGGGGAGAGGCTTTCTAAACCATCTCCCTTTGCCACAAGGGGAAGGTTATATTCCTTGGAAATAGATGCTATTTCATCTATATTGTTTTGGTTTGCAGAATAAAGGAGAGGCCTTCTTTCCTTCGTGATTTCAATTGCTTCCTTCAGACCGTCCATATTCTCTGAGGAAAGACAAAGAATGCCATCAGATTCTTTCATTGTATAAGAGACCAATTCTAAAAATTTTTCCTTATGGTTTGATGAATTTTCAAGGAATAAAAGGTTTGCTTTTAAGATAAGCCCTATTCTTTCAAACTTTAGGGTGTTAAATGAGGCTATTTTTTTCTTCCAGGTGCTTTCCTCTTCTCTATCCTTTATCAAAACGGCAATTCCTGGTGGATGGACAAATGTCTTTTCATGGCGAAAGAATACACTCTCCTCTCCTATGGCAAAATTATCGCCAAGAATTACCTTTCTTATAGGTGGAGCCTGGCTTTCTTCCAGAAATGCCTTTGTCTCATCTTTTATGTATGGGCATTTAGAAACCTCAACCTTAGAAGAGGCAAGCTGCATTGCAAATGCAAGACAGGTTGGAAAGCCACATTCCTTGCAATTTGTTTTAGGAAGATGCTTAAATATTTCAATACCTGATAAAGCCATATTTAAAATTTTGGTATGATTTACACATAGGCTGCAACCTTTATTTTCTTCTCAAGCCAGCTTTTAAGGAATGCCTTAACTACGGTGGGATCAAATTGGCTTCCAATCCCTTCCTTTATCTCTGCCAGGGCTGCATCAGGAGACATTGC
It includes:
- a CDS encoding FliM/FliN family flagellar motor switch protein; this translates as MENENAPTIHPVSFSTLKKEEILTGEGEITSFGDVPIEISVEIGRTKKYVRDVLSMKEGEILCLDKLLQEPFDVLANGKIVAKGQVVIVNNLIAIRITELVE
- the acpP gene encoding acyl carrier protein — protein: MENEIFERVKKIIIDQLGVQESQVNMEASFVDDLGTDSLDTVELVMALEDEFGLEIPDEDAEKIRTIGDTVRYIKEKKGGT
- the fabF gene encoding beta-ketoacyl-ACP synthase II, yielding MEHRVVITGLGVISPIGNSVSLFFSSLINGQSGIEEIKSFDTTGYSTRIGGEIKGFNPDGILSEKEKKRFSLFIQYGLSATQEAIIDSGISLFQEDLRRIGVLVGSGIGGLDVLEREHSVLLKDGSRKISPFLIPMIIIDMASGVISIKFGFSGPNLAIATACATSTHAIGEGYRLIQYGAADVMVAGGCEGAITPLGLAGFCAARALSTRNNEPQKASRPFDRERDGFVMSNGAGILILEEENHARKRGANIYCEIVGYGMSADAYHITAPKEDGSGASLCMENALADANISPDKISCINAHGTSTKLNDKAETLAIKDVFGDFAYKIPITANKSMTGHLLGGAGAIEAIASCLTIKNNIIPPTINYEYKDPDCDLDYVPNIAREAKIDYVLSNSFGFGGHNASLIFKRYE
- the rnc gene encoding ribonuclease III, encoding MNKEKVIIEFQKNIGVFFKETPFLVKALTHSSYDRENNNERLCFLGDSVLNMVAASYLFEKYPEYSEGFLTKMKAGLVSRRQLANWANNIELGKFLFLSNGERKTGGRKKTSILAEAIEALVGAIFIDSGIENAKAFIMKHLESCKEESLDYKSLLQELVQKKNRTLPIYKLIEKSGMEHKPIFSVSVEVAGIIEKGIGRSKKSAEEDAARKALKIIEKSGSFAPLR
- the bioA gene encoding adenosylmethionine--8-amino-7-oxononanoate transaminase; this encodes MTKIQNFKSKIQNPPNMDLIEKDLKYIWHPYTQMKDCLNLPPILIERAEGVALYDISGNLYYDTIASWWCNVHGHCHPRIISAIKEQIEKLDHILFAHFTHKNAICLAERLISITPKCLTKIFFSDNGSTSIEVALKMSFQYWKNLGYKEKKAFLSLDLGYHGDTMGAMSLSGVFNRAFKDLFFSSYRAKSPYCYRCPRELSRESCNISCIDSMEKILEQKASKICGVIIEPLVLGAAGMIVYPKEYLEKVGSLCKKHNVHLILDEVATGFGRTGKMFACEYVNISPDFLCLSKGITSGWLPLGATLTTNEIYQAFYGEYKKTFFHGHTYTANPISTRVALESLKLFEEERTLERVGKIIPKFHKNLERFRELDIVGDVRYIGLIGAFELVKNKKTKKPFPPKERIGFEVYKEGLKNGLILRPLENVIYLFPPLSIKEDELNDILEKTYFLFSHLRF
- the acsC gene encoding acetyl-CoA decarbonylase/synthase complex subunit gamma gives rise to the protein MALSGIEIFKHLPKTNCKECGFPTCLAFAMQLASSKVEVSKCPYIKDETKAFLEESQAPPIRKVILGDNFAIGEESVFFRHEKTFVHPPGIAVLIKDREEESTWKKKIASFNTLKFERIGLILKANLLFLENSSNHKEKFLELVSYTMKESDGILCLSSENMDGLKEAIEITKERRPLLYSANQNNIDEIASISKEYNLPLVAKGDGLESLSPLTEKLISLGIRDIVLDSSPKTIKEAFYHNVFIRRQALISKFRPFGFPTITFPCRLTDNPMKEALYAATFIIKYGGIIVLSNLFAESLFPLLVLSLNIYTDPQRPMAIEEKIYEINGPDEKSPVCITTNFSLTYFIVQGEIEASKVPTHLMIMDTGGLSTLTSWSAGKFNGELIAAFVKRSKIEEKISHRRIIIPGYVAGIKGEIEEELKNWEVIVGPREASDIPIFLQKFNR